The Silene latifolia isolate original U9 population chromosome X, ASM4854445v1, whole genome shotgun sequence genome contains the following window.
CCGGAGGACTCAACATTTTGCAATGGGGTAACTTTgagtcgatgtttgagatagcaagCAAGGTCAGTTTGAGGTGTACTTGGACTCGTTGAAAAGGTGGCAATACAAGCTTTTCAGGTGTTATCAACACGATGGTCaaaggtggccttatgtggggtctattactgtgtaaagtaaggctggtcagAGAGACTAGCTGTAAAGCGAGTGGTCATGGGGTTTTTCGTGGGTCTTTAAATGGAGTTAGgatgctttgtttggtctgaaattttgtatgttgttttggtaaaaatttaccggatTATTAATTTTGAttagtgagtgatagtgattaatctatgGCCGATAATGGAATGAATGCGACGAATGTAACGTGAGAATAGACAACGAAATAAGAGAGTGGCACGAGaaaatttttggtgacgcggaaaacccgatgtgggaacaaccgcaggGGGAGCCGGAATCCCACCAatttgcactataatcgagacggaattatgcaagtaaggaaatacaatacTTATTTTGCTAGCGAATTGTTGCTAAGTGTAGATGAAAATTGGGAACTGATGTGTTGAATGTGCTTGAGTTTGAATGCCCCCTGTTGCGTTGCTCTTCTAGTGTTTATATAGCTCCCAGAGTCAGATCCAGGGTCATAGAACTTCCTCCTGCTTCTGCTCCTAAATATCTGGTCAACTCCCTTAAGAATAGGGGTTTGTTGCTTGACTCAATCTTTTGCACGTGTGTTTTATCATTTTTCAAAGTGTGTTTGTTTGCTTTTGATCCTACGGCTCTCCACGTGCCACGTCATCAGTCCCTCACAATTGCTTTCCTCTAATCGTCGCATGCCACGTCATAAGTGATAAAAGGTGTAATTTTTATCCCTAACATATGTAGGTAGAGGAGAGTGTAAGATAGgtcgtagttgtgttgtttgtggtaGTTGTTGGTAGCAAGTGGTGTTTAGAAAAAACGTTTTTTTAAagattgtgtttgacaaaaaaacccttaAAATAATAACTTTTTAAAAATCCATAATATGAGAGAAATACGGGTAATCGATCTGGGTGGTACAACTACAAGAAGAAAATTAGGAGATATATTCATGGTGGTTAATGTTGTAGAACATACCCTCATTTTCATACTCGCCATTTTCGCCCAACCTTGCATTTCCGTATCTTCCAATAAATTTTGattactttttatttatttttaagcaTAATACTGTATTGGCTTTTAGTTAAGAATCTTCTCCATTCTTTTCCTCTCTGTTTCCTATAATACAAGTATACAACAATATTAAATCGTTATTCATCCACCAACTCATCAAATAATCAACTTTTAGATAGTTCGGGAGTAGAATCTAGACCATTAATAGAAAATGAAACGAAACTGACGAGGGAAAAAAATGGAGATTACGGGCTTTGAAGCGCTAATTATaactgttggaccatatagatatatgattgaGTTTTAATAATGACGAGTGTGTGCTTcgtattatatatactcttgctcgtaatcgtttgttgagCCTTTAATAGATTGACTTcagtttacaagtttagcaagtaaagTTATAGCAActttggctataacattgaagatttgtgaagcatcgttcaagtgatgttatagcagcttgagctataacattgaagattcttaaagcgtcatagtaactgtaacaagtttcgaggatgatgatcactcaagcaaaaggctcgatcaagtctttaacaagctcaagatgaagagcttatgatcaagataaagagatgattctactactgaagatctccaggaagattagctagtataggtcatcGTTCGATAACGGTAATTTTAGAAGTAATTttgacaagtaatgttatagctgttttagttataactttaccagttgaactcaaagttataggtgattctactataactttgagtagCAATATGAAGAACACGATTTTTATGTTTTAAGATATATTTTTCAGAGCTTAAATCATAAAATCTTTAAAGAAAAGTATGTTTATAGTAGAGTGAGATTTGGGACATGATTAGATCAAATGAGTTTGAGATTatcctattgattagtaaaacaacttatgagttgtcatgctatCTAGGGTTTTCCTTTAATtcatatctaaaccctaattatctAACCTAATATCTTAGCTTTCGGTTTGGGTGGCCGGCCTATGAGCCGTTTTTCCTCCTTATTCGAATACTCTTTGTGcaagttagggtttggaataaatcttagtaataatatttggttaagATATTTTATCTtcatatattatttgatttattcttttccattgtataaagatattattaggttaaataataaGATTGGATCTCCTACTTACTATATACTTCACACGTGATCTATATAGTATCTAGGGCTTTATGGTAAAgatcttaaataaatatttgTAAGAGATATTctatctccttatatttattttatgtcTTTTACCTAAAATATTGTTGgattaaaataggaaaaagatAGATCTTATTTATTCCTTAATCCACACGAGATCCACGGCTACATAGGGATTAGGAAAAgatcttagataaaatatttgctaaagatattttatctccttatatttattcatatcttttactaagatattattagaataaataaatgGATTAAGATCTTTTTCTTACTTGGATAAGAATTAAAGTAGATCAAagtaatatttgttagagatttcttatctccttatattatttttattctttcttACTTTCCAAGATTAAGGAAGATTTGACCTAATCTCCTTCTTGCCTCTCACGACACACACACGACATCTAGgattttcttcctaaacctagatctcctctctactataaatacaagcaCTTATTCATTTTTTCAAATTACTTTTCAACTTTGAGCTTTAAAATATCCTTGCAAACAAATTAAGTTTATCATTATTTTacgggttttttgtcaaaaactaccttatatttaggggtatttgtaaaaaaactaccttatattatttttctcgttttagactacctttgttttctcattttttggtcaaaaactacctacGTTGAAAATATGGCGAGATTTGGTCGATTTAGTGACATTAacctatctcacatgactttcttaacatcaaacaacaatgatcaactgCGTCCAAACCAAAATTTAACTTCAGATAAGCAAAATTAATGAATTTCtcatttcaataataactacaaaCATCTACTAAAGTTTAGCGTAAACACTTTATGACTTCCCAAAATTGGGCCTTAGTAAGATTAAAACATaaaagagtcatgtgagatatgtTAAAAGCCGGAAAATAGACCAAATATGTCTAGATTCTTAGcgtaggtagttattgaccaaaaataaagaaaacaaaggtagttgaaaacaaaaaaaataatataaggtagtatttttacaaatacacctaaatataaggtagtttttgacaaaaaacccttatTTTACAATCGaaaatttgttttgaaaagtcgtgttgttctttattgcaattagtttTGAAATTAAGTTATTGGATAATAGCGCttaaatattgtttcttactcgttcatattgtgaacactagaagaacaatcaagcactttcttagtaacttaagatagtcaaaaccgaatatctagtgatattcaattgaattataactagagttagttatacgagttgggttgataattttgtaatccggagaaaggtactaaaattattaatcgagaatagtggacgtaggcttcgacgtgtgaagctgaaccacttcaaatatcgtgtgtccttgcagtttttcttttcgttcatttcattacgttcataatcacttagttaattagttaaagtttaatcaataaactttaagtaattaattaccttgatataaaataaaaagtgggtaTAAGTTTTAAAACTCTCaattcaacccccccccccccccccactcgAGTATTTCgagtgtgatagactcttcaataacAACCTAATTTCTCTAATGACTTAATTAATAAGGTAGAATAATTATTAAGTCGCACAATATCCGTACTGATGCTTCTTGTAAATCTGATCTTCGAGCTTCTGCTGGTTGGCTTTTTCAAGATTCTGATGGACATATTTTCCATACTGGCCAAAACAATTTCTGGGCTGAAAACTCCTCTTCTGCTCTTTATTATGCGGTTTTGGATGCTACTAATCTGGGATTCTGGCACATTGACGCCATTACTGATTGCCTCAATCTTGTTTATCAACTTAAGGAGAATTTAGAAGTGCAACAGGAAATCAAGCCAGTTTTACGTTCTTttaatttcttacttgttcattgtcattgtttttctataagcTATTGTCCAAGAAAACTTAATAGAATTGCCCACACCATAGCTAAAGAAGCTATGACATGAAGGCTCCTAGTCCCACGAAAAAAAAACTACCTTTAAGAAATAAATATCCTCTCAAATGCAACAAATTTGGAACATAGGACTTTGATCACTTTTTTTTAGGAGGGAACCAGGAGAGGCAAGATGCTTAGATAAGGAAAGATAAAAGGAGATAGATTTCTTGGACATTTTTGTCTAACTCTTTCAAAATGGCTTGAAAGTCGTTAGCCACAACTTAGCTCGCTCATCCCAATGGATGGAATAGATTAGTGCGGTCCGAGATGATCAATCTAATCTTTTtacctttcaaaaaaaaaaatggagtaGAATAAATACAACGTAGCTCCAAAATCTATTTTAAGTAAGGGATTTTGATTTAGCCTGAAGAACAAACTGAATCCCATTTATTTGTCCACCCCTCTAGTCCTTTCCTCTTTATTTGCTAATCAGACAGAATAATCAAAACTAAAGCCACCAATATTTAGTTAATAACTAAAATGTCATGCACGGCACACCCATGTCCTATAAAGCAATCAATCTTAGAAAGAAGATTAACTCAGAAATTACATCAACAGCTACTTCATAATTCTTGATGTACTAGTAGCATGGATTAATGTCCAAAACTTGTGCATATTTTAATATCAACCTTTAAACTCCAAACCACTAACTTTTAAATTCCACAACGGTGGCCAGTAAGCTGAATTCTTAAGCCATGTTACAAAGAGCTCGCATCGTGTTACTAGCCACATCCAACAGCTGCAAATATTCATCAGCTCCATCTACCAGACACTGCAGTCAGGCAAACATGAACGATTACTACTTCCTCAACTTCCTTCTGTAATGTGCATCAACTTAATTAAAATACCAACTACAAAGTCAGTTGTGTAACTTGTGTTCATGTATGACATTGTTGATTACAAGTTTTGCACCAGATCCTAGAATTATCtctaactagtattggtgcccggcttcgcccggactacctctacttaccattaattttgttttcattaaataaaattacttaaagttgcataacccataaatttatcattaatatattttcctaTGACATATcataaaattacgatgaaataaattttgagacaaattcactactcccgttattaatattttactcttattaatgaaacaatactaataacatttcactacttgcacgtaatcattgttactttcactactctcgccgtaattaatgttactgtcactactgccgcattaatattgataatttcactactcccgccgtaattattgttactttcactattgccgcattaatattgataatttcactactcccgccgtaattattgttactttcactatttccgcattgatattgattatttcactactcccgttgttgtttctaccactttcactaatctcggtgttaatattgttacttttactattcaaatgagtgattactatcatataactatatccaatgttattacaattcttttctttcctgacaaaattatttttactacttaggcatgcaattttaagaggattatatatttatataaatatattacatatatacattaaatcaaatcgaaagaattatgcaatattatatattatggaatctaacttgaattatttataacctacttatattatatttttgtatgttaaataattaacatctctatacatctaataaactataaagtttaataaaattacatatattttaaatttaatatataattttatgatgataataattaacgTAATTGCTCTTTCATGTACAAGTTTTACTTATTCATAGacattttttcatattttttccaTCATGTGCCCttcttaagaaaaaaaaaaaagttctctTTTTTCCTATACTTCTTAAAAATTAATCAAAATCATACCAAATTCAACAATTACATTCCAAATCACATATTGATCACTTACAAATTCCATTTTCAATTATTTATGATCAaattattgtatcaattttaaaaattagggtttaaaattaTTTATGGATCAAAATTGTACCAAATTCAACAATCGTACTTTTTACGGTGTTCGAGTGAAGGGCGAGTGCAAAACAATTGGGGTAGGCGAGGTGGGGAAGGTCGTCGAAGGAGGTGGGGTAGGCGTGCAGGGGTCGGGATGATGGTGGCAGGGATAGGGTGGGTTTTTTTAATGTTTTAAAGTTGTGGAGGTGGGTTGTTGTGGCAGCGAGTGAGGGAGGGTGGCGGCAAGCAGTGGTTGCTGGTACGAGACGGTGGCAGGAGGCGGTTCTAGGTAAGACGTTGGTGGTGTATGGGTGACGTGCGGTGGAGGGGTGGTGGACGGTGGTAAGTTGGTGGTTATTGAGATGTGCAGAGAGGACGTCAAAAGGAGAGGGTGAAATTAGAGGGAAATTGAAAATTTTTTGGGGGGGGTAATGGAAGGGGTATAATGGCCATTTATgtacatgattgagtaaatcatgtccatgaatgagcatgACCCATAATTAATACCattaagtgtgcatgtttatactaattagttattttattttaaggaaattgactatCTCCTAGTCTTCTAttaatatttaggaaaattaccaatatcttctttcttttagtctccttgaaattgaccatcttaattaattattttattttaagaaaattgaccatcttaattaattattttattttaaggaaattgaccatgttttagtctcttatgtttaggaaaattaccaaacttctatataatttaattttaaccgaCTCtctataatatttgcattgagatcccttaatcgggtccatcacacggtgctagtgatttaaaactatatagtataattaatttgtataactttctttaattatattgaagtcccttggtttctggatttaatatatagtattgattgattcaAAGAATTGTtctaaataatactccctctatACGAGTCAGCTAACCCCATTCgccccctttttttttctctGCAACGGAAAATTGAGCAATGAGGGTTATCGACCGAAATGAAGAGGGTAAATGACCTgaattacaagtgtaaattttcCTATGAAGGCAATTAGTCGGTAATCTAAGCTTTGCACAATTGCCCTAACCTCTAAACATCAAATCCAGCCTACCGTAACATTAGACAAACATAAAGATTTTACCTTGTCTGCTTCACCCATCTTTTTGAAAACCCTAGCCTTCTGCTCATCTAACAAATCTTCAGCGCCCACGATAAGATCAAATAACTGCAAAGTCACAGTGAGAAGTTAAATGTGGTCTAGTATCAGATAGGTAAAGAAGAGTGGAATTCAAATGTAGGGGACCTGTGAGATTATCTGAGACACTGGGTAACCTTCAGAGATAACATTATTAACTTCATTGTTAGCCAAGTCAAAGTTACCACTCTTGCAAGCTGCCAACAGACTCTGAACAATCTCCGGTGGGATAACCTGTCCATTAAGGAACTCATATTTGGTACCAAGAAAAAGGACCGAAGATATGACAAAGATGATGCCTAAAAATGGTAAATAGAGGAATTGGATCAAAGTCAAAGTGCGGGAACATTAACAGCTCAATTTGAGATTTAACTCAGAATTGGTCGCTGTACAGTGACTCGACAACACCTCATAATACGAGAACATATTACCTATAAAACCATTATAATTGAGTTGAGATGCAGTGCCACACATCGTACAAAGATGAGGTATCGGTTGCAGATGTGATAACGGTTAAAAAGTCATGGTAGCAGACTATCAAGATGTCAATGATTTAACGTAGTGAGCAATGTAACTACAGAAAATTCAACGCATGCCTTAGTTATTCACTTCTTGAGATTGAGATGTGAAATTAAGTTGATTTCTATATTTGTAATCCAATCGCTCTTATGGCtgtttttatttcaaaaaaatataTCATTTACAAATGCGCCTGTTCGACTATTCTTTTCAAAATCAACGTGTAGTATAGTCGTGGAAATATGAATTAAATAACATGATATTTTCAAATGTCAATCATCTCAGCAGAAGTATCGTATTTTTTACAAGACATTATACACCAAAAATTCGCAACAACTTGGATTCCTTTAATGGGCGTTACATGAATATACACAAGCATGGTGTCAGTGTCACAGCTCATATTTACAGAGGGAGATAGATCAATTACAAGCCCAATGAACTCCATTCTAAAACCGATAGCCAGCTCAGCTAACGTATTTAACTTGAAACCGATTTGTTCTTATTTCACAGATGTGGGATACTCCCACAACTCACCCTTTCCCAACAATGCAAGTCAGCCAGGGGTAAGTGGGAAAtgggaaaaacaaacaaacaaaaagatGACAGATGACTACTCCACTTCTTTTAATTTCAAAAGTACTCTTCACTTAAAGATCTTACAACAACAAAAAACGCCAAAAGGGTAACTATGGAAAAAAGTATGCCTAACTTGAGTTTCTGTGGAATTAACATTTTCTGTTACAAGAAGATGAAGTGACAATCCTTTATGAAGACGGCATAGTAATGTAGCAAGAATAGAACCACTTTGATGGTCATATGCAGGAGGTGAACAAACATTTGAATATGAATATAATACAACATGAATAGGGCAGCGAAGTAGATAGGGAGAGGGAATAACATCTTTTGTCAAACATACCCCAGAGACACTAATTAGGTCCTCGGAGGATATCGTTGATCCATATAAGCGAGCAGCACCCTGTTCATGAAGCAACCGATTAATTTCAGTCATGAAAGTGATTGCTAAGGACAGCAGACAAAGGACACCGCTTAAGTACGAAAACACAGTCAGAAAAATGTCAACAGAGTTAACATCAAACCGTCATGGATAAACAAACCATCAAGCTATCATGTACTAAGGTTGGTCAAAAGTATGGACGTGAATTTTTCAGAACATGATATGCCAACTTCCAATCAGTATCTAGaacccgaaaaaaaaaaatattaatcagAATCCACAGGCTACTCTTGTTTATTCAACTTTGTTTTGCTGGGCTGATTCTGCTGTAAGAAAGAAGACGCAACAGAAAAAGGGAATATGGAACAGACAATCTTCTGAGTGGACAGCAAAACTCGCTGTTTAGTTCTACTTAACATATTCTACTATTAGTTTTACCTATCGTGTGTACGAGATTGCTCAAAAGTTGTTACTTGTTAGTGCAGATAAGCACCTTGTAAAAGGTTGCTCTCCTCTTTTCCAAACTGAGAGTGATAAGACGTTTTGTTCTCTATCTCTTATGAGTTATGACCAAGGGTTTGCAACATATTCATAAGCCATGACCTAGAATTAGAAGAATGTTTCTCTCTTCAATTTTGCTTTTAGGAGTAGTGACAGTAAATGTTGAAGGTTTTAGTAATGTCATGCTAATTTACTCTGATCTACATTCTACCCTACAGATATAAGAATGTTTCACGATATAGATTATCAACTTGTGCATATCAATCCTTCCATGCAATGAATTctcttagggggcgtttggttcaatagcatggaatggaatggattagaATATGAACCCATAatggtatggggttctaaatccattcctTTATAAACTTGTTTGGTTCATCTAAAATTGTAGAAGggaggaatggagttagataccgaGGGGGGAAGTTGGGTATGGGATTCtagggggttggaatggagttagaatccattgggtatctaactccattccaaaagactccaaccaaacattggaatggagcaaatccattccaatccattccaagagAGCCAACCAAACACCCCATTAAACTGTTTTTTCGTAAGAGTTACGAATGCAGGTATAAAGCTAGCACTACAAGATCAAAAACAACAAGAGCTAAAGCACCTAAGTAATCAGCTAAAAGCTACCACTGGAGTTATAAGCACTGAAGTAATCAATTACATCCTCATTATCACAGTTAGATGTACAACCCAAAATCCTAATCGTAACAAGGAATTTGATCTGTTCTACTATCCAATTTGTGATTCCCAAGATATTCTTACTAGAGTTCAAGAACTTAAGTAATCAATTAAATTCTCATTATCACAATTAGACAGACATACAGCTAAAAATCCAAACACTAACTAGCAATATGATCTGTTGAGCCAAATGCATCGGCTTTTAGTACCGGCATGCAAAGGTTCAAATCTTTTACTCCAGATTATCACAATTAGACATACAGCTAAAAATCAAACACTAGAAATATGATCTGGTGAGCCAATTTATCAACCTTGAGGTACTCAAAATACCCTTACTAGAGTTTAAGGAATCAATCATATCCTCATTATCACAATTATATGTACAGCTTAATGACTAACTAGGAatttgatacaaggtaatggcaGAATGTAACCATTCGATGTTCAAGGTATCTCAAATTATAGAACAGGTGAAGTTTAAGTTACCTGCAAATATGTAATGGCCCGACGAAGATCACCTTGGGAAATGGAACTTAAGGTTAAAAGAGCCTTCATAAATCACAATACAGTTTCATAAGGTATTGGTCAATAAGACAAAGGCGGTATTAGGGATGACACAATAGTATCAAAAGATTAGATACGACACCTGTGGATCCAGATTGAGGCCTTCTTCACTACATATGTGCAGAATACGACCTCTCATTACTTCTTCAGGAAGAGGATTAAATCTAAATTTGGCACACCTTGAAGCCAATGGTTCAATGATCCTGCAAAAAAATCAGGGTAACACTACATAATTAACACTTCTCATTCATGACTACAACTACTATATGAGAGAACTGGAGTTCACAAGTGCTCCTTTACACTTTTACAGTTATAACATATTACATACCGACTTTTTTTTATAGAACAAACCCCAACAATCCTTTT
Protein-coding sequences here:
- the LOC141623937 gene encoding replication factor C subunit 2-like — translated: MAPLPQSSQQWVEKYRPKQVKDVAHQDEVIRVLTNTLETSNCPHMLFYGPPGTGKTTTALAIAHQLYGPELYKSRVLELNASDDRGINVVRTKIKDFAAVAVGAQRYGGYPCPPFKIIILDEADSMTEDAQNALRRTMETYSKVTRFFFICNYISRIIEPLASRCAKFRFNPLPEEVMRGRILHICSEEGLNLDPQALLTLSSISQGDLRRAITYLQGAARLYGSTISSEDLISVSGVIPPEIVQSLLAACKSGNFDLANNEVNNVISEGYPVSQIISQLFDLIVGAEDLLDEQKARVFKKMGEADKCLVDGADEYLQLLDVASNTMRALCNMA